A stretch of the Aminipila terrae genome encodes the following:
- a CDS encoding InlB B-repeat-containing protein, translating into MRIKAKITSFMLTLVLAISLFVPMPIYAADFTDTITTSSQWTKAVTEIFADCASNISGYDNIYCSNLVATNGGNASNAHVYISGGGANYNNMQMGFNGNADATAYDGNETIKFTASTPGIYSFDIYGTDTNVTKHITITVTGGTCSMTFDSKGGSTVSPATVSSGSTVAAPTAPNRTGYTFSGWYDGDNGTGTEVTFPYTLTADKTVYAKWTAHPYTVTYDPEGGSVTPTSQTKLFGAAYNKGSDGTTDEAMPTPTLAGYTFGGWYDGDNGTGNQITSTTAVTTASNHTLYAKWTVEQHKMTFDSEGGTTVSAITQNYNTQVAAPTAPNRTGYTFSGWYDGDNGTGTEVTFPYTLTADKTVYAKWTAHPYTVTYDPEGGSVTPTSQTKLFGATYGKGSDGTTDEAMPTPTLAGYTFGGWYDGDNGTGNQITSATAVTTASNHKLYAKWTVEQHKMTFDSEGGTTVSAITQNYNTQVAVPTAPTRTGYTFEGWYDGDNGTGTEVTFPYTLTADKTVYAKWTAHPYTVTYDPEGGSVTPTSQTKLFGATYNKGSDGTTDEAMPTPTLAGYTFGGWYDGDNGTGNQITSATAVTTASNHTLYAKWTVEQHKMTFDSEGGTTVSAITQNYNTQVAVPTAPTRTGYTFEGWYDGDNGTGTEVTFPYTLTADKTVYAKWTAHPYTVTYDPEGGSVTPTSQTKLFGATYNKGSDGTTDEAMPTPTLAGYTFGGWYDGDNGTGNQITSATAVTTASNHTLYAKWTVEQHKMTFDSEGGTTVSAITQNYNTQVAVPTAPTRTGYTFEGWYDGDNGTGTEVTFPYTLTADKTVYAKWTAHPYTVTYDPEGGSVSPTSQTKLFGATYGKSSDGTTDEAMPTPTLAGYTFGGWYDGDNGTGNQITSATAVTTASNHTLYAKWTVEQHKMTFDSEGGTTVSAITQNYNTQVAAPTVPTRTGYTFEGWYDGDNGTGNEVTFPYTLTADKTVYAKWGIKSYTVTYKNNYSNTDATDYNTMTTIYGSKISVPVQPVRSGYTFGGWYTENNCTNAWNFKNDAITANTILYAKWTQNPQPTYRVTYNANGATSGSVPVDNSAYIPGSNVKVKGNVGSLAKAGYNFGGWSLNENNYSAGQSLNLSGDVSLSAVWIPVPTTYTVNYLDNHDGGGNYMTQSNITAGAILIRPTDPNWGSHQFIGWYKESSCVNLWKFDTDTVTANTMLYAKWVENTYSVSGKVVDDQTSPAAIGGVVVKVIQGNIEFGNATTDSNGNFSISGVPNGTYNLVATKGDQVVIVCITVSGSNMTYNGNITLPSGSKNSRLDVIGADTPNVVVDHLNTVFTSTDNQAVASGSAVEIKLTVQKNENSSNKATVEAAMSSGGYSSGTILDVDITKTTTYSNGAVTESAVTAINTPIKLIIPLPAALQGKATYVLYRAHDYGSGVVADAITATANGNGEYIEISSDKTYITAYLKYFSTYAIAYASSSNNSGSGSSSHSKSSSSSPTSTPGTVTNKGLPYYVDAKGNKVFIGFAKDVNGTMKYIAPNGKTVLFANNEKSFTDISSHWAKSYIGFVTERELFMGTANNVFSPNKGMTRAMFATVLGRLYERSYGV; encoded by the coding sequence ATGAGAATAAAAGCTAAGATAACGTCTTTTATGCTGACTTTAGTGTTGGCTATTTCGCTGTTTGTGCCAATGCCCATTTATGCGGCAGACTTTACGGATACCATAACCACAAGCAGTCAATGGACAAAAGCTGTAACCGAAATATTTGCTGATTGTGCAAGTAATATAAGTGGATATGACAATATTTATTGTTCAAATTTAGTGGCTACAAATGGAGGAAATGCCAGTAATGCACATGTGTATATAAGTGGTGGAGGCGCAAATTATAATAATATGCAAATGGGGTTTAATGGTAACGCCGATGCCACTGCCTATGACGGTAATGAAACAATTAAGTTCACTGCATCTACGCCAGGGATATATTCTTTTGACATATATGGTACTGATACAAATGTAACAAAACATATTACAATAACCGTTACAGGCGGTACTTGCAGTATGACTTTTGACTCGAAGGGAGGGAGCACTGTCTCTCCAGCAACTGTTAGCAGTGGAAGTACAGTAGCAGCCCCAACAGCCCCAAACCGAACGGGTTACACCTTTAGCGGCTGGTATGACGGGGATAATGGAACCGGTACTGAAGTCACGTTCCCATACACCCTGACAGCAGATAAAACCGTGTATGCAAAGTGGACAGCCCATCCATATACGGTAACCTATGACCCAGAGGGAGGAAGCGTAACCCCGACCAGTCAGACGAAACTGTTTGGTGCAGCTTACAATAAGGGTTCTGATGGAACAACAGATGAGGCTATGCCGACACCAACGCTTGCAGGATATACCTTTGGAGGCTGGTATGATGGAGATAATGGGACAGGAAATCAAATAACAAGCACCACAGCAGTGACAACAGCATCAAACCATACATTATATGCAAAATGGACGGTGGAGCAGCATAAGATGACCTTTGATTCAGAAGGTGGTACTACAGTCAGTGCCATAACGCAGAACTACAATACGCAGGTAGCAGCCCCAACAGCCCCAAACCGAACGGGTTACACCTTTAGTGGCTGGTATGACGGGGATAATGGAACCGGTACTGAAGTCACGTTCCCATACACCCTGACCGCAGATAAAACCGTGTATGCAAAGTGGACAGCCCATCCATATACGGTAACCTATGACCCAGAGGGAGGAAGCGTAACCCCGACCAGCCAGACAAAGCTATTTGGTGCAACTTACGGGAAGGGTTCTGATGGAACAACAGATGAGGCTATGCCGACACCAACGCTTGCAGGATATACCTTTGGAGGCTGGTATGATGGAGATAACGGAACAGGAAATCAAATAACAAGCGCCACAGCAGTGACAACAGCATCAAACCATAAGTTATATGCAAAATGGACGGTGGAGCAGCATAAGATGACCTTTGATTCAGAAGGTGGTACTACAGTCAGTGCCATAACGCAGAACTACAATACGCAGGTAGCAGTACCAACAGCCCCGACCCGAACGGGATACACCTTTGAGGGCTGGTATGACGGTGATAATGGAACCGGTACTGAAGTCACGTTCCCATACACCCTGACAGCAGATAAAACCGTGTATGCAAAGTGGACAGCCCATCCATATACGGTAACCTATGACCCAGAGGGAGGAAGCGTAACCCCGACCAGTCAGACGAAACTGTTTGGTGCAACTTACAATAAGGGTTCTGATGGAACAACAGATGAGGCTATGCCAACACCAACGCTTGCAGGATATACCTTTGGAGGCTGGTATGATGGAGATAACGGAACAGGAAATCAAATAACAAGCGCCACAGCGGTGACAACAGCATCAAACCATACGTTATATGCAAAATGGACGGTGGAGCAGCATAAGATGACCTTCGATTCAGAAGGCGGTACTACAGTCAGTGCCATAACACAGAACTACAATACCCAGGTAGCAGTACCAACAGCCCCGACCCGAACGGGATACACCTTTGAGGGCTGGTATGACGGTGATAATGGAACCGGTACTGAAGTCACGTTCCCATACACCCTGACCGCAGATAAAACCGTGTATGCAAAGTGGACAGCCCATCCATATACGGTAACCTATGACCCAGAGGGAGGAAGCGTAACCCCGACCAGTCAGACGAAACTGTTTGGTGCAACTTACAATAAGGGTTCTGATGGAACAACAGATGAGGCTATGCCAACACCAACGCTTGCAGGATATACCTTTGGAGGCTGGTATGATGGAGATAACGGAACAGGAAATCAAATAACAAGCGCCACAGCGGTGACAACAGCATCAAACCATACGTTATATGCAAAATGGACGGTGGAGCAGCATAAGATGACCTTCGATTCAGAAGGCGGTACTACAGTCAGTGCCATAACACAGAACTACAATACCCAGGTAGCAGTACCAACAGCTCCAACTCGAACGGGATACACCTTTGAGGGCTGGTATGACGGGGATAATGGAACCGGCACTGAAGTCACGTTCCCATACACCCTGACCGCAGATAAAACCGTGTATGCAAAGTGGACAGCCCATCCATATACGGTAACCTATGACCCAGAGGGAGGAAGCGTATCCCCGACCAGCCAGACAAAGCTATTTGGTGCAACTTACGGGAAGAGTTCTGATGGAACAACAGATGAGGCTATGCCGACACCAACGCTTGCAGGATATACCTTCGGAGGCTGGTATGATGGAGATAACGGAACAGGAAATCAAATAACAAGCGCCACAGCAGTGACAACAGCATCAAACCATACATTATATGCAAAATGGACGGTGGAGCAGCATAAGATGACCTTCGATTCAGAAGGTGGTACTACAGTCAGTGCCATAACGCAGAACTACAATACGCAGGTAGCAGCCCCAACAGTTCCAACCCGAACGGGTTATACCTTTGAGGGCTGGTATGACGGGGATAATGGAACCGGTAATGAAGTCACATTCCCATACACCCTGACAGCAGATAAAACCGTGTATGCAAAGTGGGGTATAAAGTCATATACCGTAACTTATAAAAACAATTACAGTAACACCGATGCAACAGATTATAATACGATGACAACGATATACGGCAGTAAAATATCAGTACCAGTACAGCCTGTAAGAAGTGGATACACCTTTGGAGGTTGGTATACTGAGAATAACTGCACTAATGCATGGAATTTCAAAAATGATGCAATAACAGCAAACACTATTCTTTATGCAAAGTGGACACAAAATCCGCAGCCAACGTATAGGGTAACATATAATGCTAACGGGGCAACTTCAGGAAGTGTACCTGTAGATAACAGTGCATATATTCCTGGCAGCAATGTAAAAGTGAAAGGTAATGTAGGAAGTCTTGCAAAAGCAGGATATAACTTTGGAGGTTGGAGCTTAAACGAAAACAATTATAGTGCAGGACAAAGCCTCAACTTGTCAGGTGATGTTAGTTTAAGCGCGGTTTGGATACCAGTACCCACAACTTACACGGTTAATTATCTGGATAATCATGATGGCGGCGGAAATTATATGACGCAAAGTAATATTACGGCAGGGGCAATTTTAATCAGGCCTACTGATCCTAATTGGGGTAGTCATCAGTTTATTGGGTGGTATAAAGAGTCTTCCTGTGTTAACTTATGGAAGTTTGATACGGACACTGTAACAGCTAACACAATGTTATATGCAAAGTGGGTGGAAAATACTTATAGTGTCAGTGGAAAAGTAGTGGACGATCAGACTTCTCCGGCAGCAATAGGAGGAGTGGTAGTAAAAGTTATACAGGGCAATATAGAATTTGGAAATGCTACAACGGACAGCAACGGAAACTTTAGCATTAGCGGCGTACCAAACGGTACATATAATTTAGTTGCCACCAAAGGAGATCAGGTAGTAATTGTTTGTATTACGGTAAGCGGAAGCAATATGACGTACAACGGAAATATTACATTACCAAGTGGAAGTAAAAACTCCAGACTGGATGTCATCGGAGCTGATACACCAAATGTAGTAGTGGACCATTTGAATACGGTGTTTACATCAACAGACAATCAAGCTGTTGCCAGCGGCAGTGCAGTCGAAATCAAGCTGACCGTACAAAAAAATGAGAATTCGTCAAACAAAGCCACGGTAGAAGCCGCCATGAGCTCTGGAGGATACTCTTCAGGAACAATTCTTGATGTAGACATAACTAAGACAACAACCTACAGTAATGGTGCAGTAACGGAGTCAGCAGTTACAGCAATCAATACACCGATTAAGCTCATTATTCCACTTCCAGCAGCCCTTCAAGGTAAAGCCACTTATGTACTTTATCGTGCTCATGATTATGGAAGTGGAGTAGTTGCAGATGCAATCACAGCCACAGCAAACGGAAACGGTGAGTATATTGAAATTAGCAGTGATAAAACTTATATAACCGCATATCTGAAATATTTCAGTACTTATGCAATAGCTTATGCAAGCAGCAGCAATAACTCTGGTTCCGGTTCGTCTTCCCATTCCAAATCCAGTTCCAGTTCACCTACTAGCACCCCTGGTACTGTAACAAATAAGGGGTTGCCATATTATGTAGATGCAAAGGGAAATAAAGTATTTATTGGATTTGCTAAAGATGTGAATGGGACGATGAAGTACATCGCACCAAATGGAAAGACGGTACTATTTGCAAACAATGAGAAAAGCTTTACCGATATTTCTTCACACTGGGCCAAGAGCTATATTGGTTTTGTCACAGAAAGAGAACTATTCATGGGTACTGCAAATAATGTATTCTCACCGAATAAAGGAATGACCAGAGCTATGTTTGCAACAGTGCTTGGAAGATTATATGAACGTTCATATGGGGTATAG
- a CDS encoding phage holin, giving the protein MKINWKLRFKNPYFYIGLLGVILTAMGVSPETVTSWEIVKQHVIELLSNPYMLGSVMIAVIGVIHDPTTKGPAIAIGPLHIISRDKIHAN; this is encoded by the coding sequence ATGAAAATTAACTGGAAATTAAGATTTAAAAATCCGTATTTTTACATAGGCCTTTTAGGCGTAATTTTGACGGCCATGGGGGTATCTCCGGAAACTGTAACTAGCTGGGAAATTGTAAAGCAGCATGTAATTGAACTATTGAGCAATCCTTATATGCTTGGTAGCGTCATGATAGCAGTTATAGGAGTTATACATGACCCTACAACAAAAGGGCCAGCGATAGCGATAGGGCCCTTACATATAATAAGCCGAGATAAAATACACGCGAATTAG
- a CDS encoding C39 family peptidase, which yields MFIKLNNCGQDGTLKEGIYLKPISYLQTDPKWANIDYSAKGEKTTVGASGCGPSCMAMVIATLKNKNVTPKDTCAWALSHRFKAPNQGTYYSYFAPQGKAYDISVAQLNGSSLYGKANQWANDYHAKALAEVEKGNMVICCMGKGNWTRSGHFILWYGLDAKSRALINDPNSTKAERTCADLSLLQSQVKYYFVVDVAGCQSHSDNYNSVKEKYEFDDATMAYLEAYKYADSLFALMLQDNKNMQKYQLNTILYILGYQYGKQVFEKLNK from the coding sequence ATGTTTATTAAGTTAAATAATTGTGGCCAAGACGGTACCTTGAAAGAAGGGATATACTTGAAACCAATAAGTTATTTACAAACAGATCCTAAATGGGCAAATATAGATTACTCAGCTAAAGGAGAAAAAACCACAGTCGGCGCATCGGGATGTGGACCGTCTTGCATGGCCATGGTTATTGCAACACTTAAAAATAAAAACGTAACTCCAAAGGACACATGTGCATGGGCCTTGTCACATAGATTTAAGGCACCTAACCAGGGGACTTATTATAGTTATTTTGCTCCACAGGGTAAAGCTTATGATATATCAGTAGCACAGTTAAATGGCAGCAGCCTTTATGGTAAAGCAAACCAGTGGGCGAACGATTATCACGCAAAGGCCCTGGCGGAAGTTGAAAAAGGCAATATGGTTATATGTTGCATGGGTAAGGGCAACTGGACCAGAAGCGGACACTTTATTTTATGGTATGGTTTAGATGCAAAGAGCAGAGCACTTATAAATGATCCAAACAGCACAAAAGCAGAAAGAACATGCGCAGACTTGTCTTTGCTGCAGAGCCAGGTTAAATATTATTTTGTGGTAGATGTAGCCGGCTGCCAGAGCCATTCAGACAATTATAACAGCGTAAAAGAAAAATATGAATTTGATGATGCCACAATGGCGTATCTGGAAGCTTATAAATATGCTGACAGCCTATTTGCATTAATGCTGCAGGACAATAAAAATATGCAGAAATACCAGCTAAACACGATACTCTATATACTTGGGTATCAGTATGGCAAGCAGGTATTTGAAAAATTAAACAAGTAG
- a CDS encoding NAD(P)H-dependent flavin oxidoreductase — protein sequence MKLTSLVIGDLTARIPIIQGGMGIGISRANLAAAVANEGGIGIISGVQIGFSEPDFETNTLEANTRALRREIRLARKLSPQGILGVNFLVAMNNYEQLAKTAVEEGIDIIISGAGLPTRLPEIVQGSKTKIAPMASSGRTASVICKLWDRKYNRIPDFIVVEGPDAGGHLGYSMEELTLEVKPNLEQMIKEVFEVIQPYEKKYGKKIPVVAAGGIFTGQDIAKYLRLGASAVQIATRFIATEECDAHINFKNAILNAKDGDIKLIKSPVGMPGRALKNKFIAQLESTPLNIENCSGCMKACQAQQAAYCISQALINAVNGNIDEGLVFSGSNAHRIHKIVKVKDLMRALVLEAEEAYSIPFYLI from the coding sequence ATGAAATTAACATCTTTAGTGATAGGCGATTTAACTGCTCGTATTCCAATTATACAAGGTGGCATGGGTATCGGAATTTCCCGGGCCAATTTAGCAGCAGCAGTTGCAAATGAGGGAGGTATCGGAATTATTTCCGGCGTACAAATTGGATTCTCAGAGCCAGATTTTGAAACGAATACTTTAGAAGCAAATACCAGAGCACTTAGACGAGAAATAAGACTTGCAAGGAAATTAAGTCCTCAAGGGATACTCGGTGTTAATTTTCTGGTGGCCATGAATAACTATGAGCAACTTGCAAAAACAGCAGTGGAAGAAGGAATTGATATCATCATATCCGGTGCTGGACTTCCCACCAGACTTCCGGAAATCGTACAGGGCTCTAAAACCAAAATTGCGCCTATGGCGTCTTCTGGCAGAACGGCCTCTGTCATCTGTAAATTGTGGGATAGAAAATATAATCGGATTCCCGATTTTATTGTTGTAGAAGGTCCTGATGCTGGAGGACATTTAGGTTATAGCATGGAAGAATTAACATTAGAAGTAAAGCCAAACCTGGAGCAAATGATTAAAGAGGTCTTCGAAGTAATTCAACCATACGAAAAAAAATATGGCAAAAAAATTCCTGTCGTAGCGGCAGGAGGTATTTTCACCGGGCAAGATATAGCCAAATACTTAAGACTTGGAGCTTCAGCAGTTCAAATTGCAACAAGATTCATTGCAACAGAGGAATGTGATGCACATATTAACTTCAAAAATGCCATTCTAAATGCTAAGGATGGAGATATAAAGCTGATAAAAAGTCCCGTAGGAATGCCAGGAAGAGCATTAAAAAACAAATTCATCGCGCAGTTAGAGTCCACCCCTTTAAACATAGAAAACTGTTCGGGCTGTATGAAGGCTTGTCAGGCTCAACAGGCTGCTTATTGTATTTCACAAGCTCTGATTAATGCTGTAAACGGAAACATCGACGAAGGACTGGTTTTTTCCGGGTCAAATGCACACCGAATCCATAAGATTGTTAAAGTAAAAGATTTAATGAGGGCCCTTGTCCTGGAAGCAGAAGAAGCCTATTCCATTCCTTTTTATTTAATATAA
- a CDS encoding S-layer homology domain-containing protein, which produces MNSTSYYAGYVDWAAKNNIISGVGNGKFEPDRKISREEMAAMLYRFASFMDSSLSKTTNSQVNYKDASDLSKWAVDAAAYCEQTGVITGREGGTFAPKETATRAEVTAILERFIENTVK; this is translated from the coding sequence GTGAATAGCACGTCTTACTATGCAGGTTATGTAGATTGGGCAGCAAAGAACAACATAATCAGTGGTGTTGGAAATGGAAAATTTGAACCAGACAGGAAAATAAGCCGTGAAGAAATGGCTGCAATGCTTTATCGCTTTGCAAGCTTTATGGATTCTTCTTTAAGTAAGACTACAAATTCACAGGTGAACTATAAGGATGCTTCTGATCTTTCAAAATGGGCAGTGGATGCGGCAGCATATTGTGAACAGACAGGTGTTATTACAGGGCGTGAAGGAGGAACGTTTGCACCAAAAGAAACGGCCACACGAGCAGAAGTCACCGCTATCTTAGAACGATTTATTGAAAATACGGTAAAATAA
- a CDS encoding copper amine oxidase N-terminal domain-containing protein: MKKRLLIFVLLLVLVPITSFAGNINVLVDNSKVNFLSDPIIKNGTTLVPMRQIFEALGAKVEWVPESKQVKANLNSTTIILTIGSNTAQVSGSNVKLSACPEIINGNTYVPPRFIAESLGAKVEWDNQTKTVVITTKNKDYSNWVPYSTSNLKTLWSNIMSGDVVYYNGQYLASPSFVQSLSKALDEWNANNQAPPVNLIPPDFVFVPAE, translated from the coding sequence ATGAAAAAACGTTTATTAATTTTCGTATTATTGTTAGTTTTAGTCCCGATTACCTCTTTTGCGGGAAACATTAACGTTCTTGTAGATAACTCTAAAGTGAATTTTTTATCAGATCCGATAATTAAGAATGGGACAACCCTTGTTCCTATGAGGCAGATATTTGAGGCATTAGGTGCAAAAGTTGAGTGGGTTCCTGAATCTAAGCAGGTAAAGGCTAACCTTAATAGTACAACAATCATTTTAACGATTGGTTCCAATACAGCGCAAGTAAGTGGCTCTAATGTAAAGCTATCCGCGTGTCCTGAAATCATTAATGGAAACACTTACGTTCCGCCGCGATTTATTGCGGAGTCTCTTGGGGCTAAAGTAGAATGGGATAATCAAACAAAGACTGTAGTTATTACTACAAAAAATAAGGACTATTCGAATTGGGTGCCATACAGCACTTCTAATTTAAAAACACTGTGGTCCAATATTATGAGCGGTGACGTGGTTTATTATAATGGCCAGTATTTAGCTTCACCTTCATTCGTCCAGTCATTATCAAAAGCATTAGATGAATGGAATGCTAATAATCAAGCTCCACCAGTTAATTTAATACCACCAGATTTTGTTTTTGTACCAGCGGAATAA
- a CDS encoding aminotransferase-like domain-containing protein: MQIVGAIKSMIGRQELIHGYKMPSERRLAKELDVHRNTVIKAYSVLVSEGFMTVSRSAPKGYFIDIPAEDDNFTNRFFPLEKMILYDYDRHTKKFMDIFADTFSDKYISFAGINMSKECLPVNGMEDIIKKLLEKASDGNILLAKLNETERTKQNICNMLVDENVYVKPQNIQLISETTKAFNLITTLYMREGDCIIVEEPVMPDAVSIVRNKGIEVITVPMDNDGMDMDLLENRIVRHKPKFIYTMPTFHNPSGIVMSLEKRIKLLELTHKYGVPIIEEDSQRDFRYTEERIPSLYSLDRYKSVVYIDSFTMLFPYGIKTGYVIGPTDLVKMLGVLVSLDEIFIDNIGDFLLNEYIERGLMKEHAIELATHYKRKRDLMCCCLDAISDKGITYDKPRGGVLLWCSLSNDISEKRVYEEAEKRGVLVMPGFVFYLDKYKGKGHLRLCFSNVSDDEIKRGIALLGEAIDASKRKV, translated from the coding sequence ATGCAGATAGTTGGGGCCATAAAAAGCATGATTGGACGTCAGGAACTGATTCACGGTTATAAAATGCCTTCTGAAAGAAGACTGGCAAAGGAACTTGACGTTCATAGAAATACAGTTATTAAGGCATACAGCGTATTGGTATCTGAGGGATTTATGACTGTATCACGAAGTGCGCCAAAGGGGTATTTCATTGATATACCTGCTGAAGATGATAACTTTACTAACAGGTTTTTCCCTTTAGAGAAGATGATATTGTACGATTATGATCGTCATACTAAAAAGTTTATGGACATATTTGCTGATACATTTAGTGACAAATATATTTCATTTGCGGGAATTAACATGAGCAAAGAATGTTTACCGGTTAATGGTATGGAGGATATCATCAAAAAACTGTTGGAGAAAGCTTCAGATGGAAACATTCTATTAGCAAAACTCAATGAAACAGAGCGTACCAAGCAAAACATTTGCAACATGCTGGTAGACGAGAATGTATATGTAAAACCACAAAATATACAGTTGATTTCTGAAACAACCAAGGCATTTAATCTCATTACTACCTTATATATGAGAGAAGGAGATTGTATCATTGTGGAAGAACCTGTCATGCCAGATGCTGTTTCCATTGTTCGGAACAAAGGCATAGAGGTTATAACTGTACCAATGGACAACGATGGAATGGACATGGACCTTCTGGAAAATAGGATTGTTCGGCATAAACCAAAATTTATTTACACTATGCCCACATTCCATAATCCAAGTGGTATAGTAATGTCTTTAGAAAAAAGGATAAAACTTCTTGAACTCACACATAAATATGGGGTTCCAATTATCGAAGAAGATTCGCAGCGTGACTTCCGATACACAGAAGAACGTATCCCAAGTTTATATTCATTAGACAGGTACAAATCGGTGGTATATATTGACTCTTTTACCATGTTGTTTCCTTATGGGATTAAAACTGGATACGTAATAGGGCCTACGGATCTTGTGAAAATGCTAGGTGTTCTTGTGTCTTTAGATGAAATTTTTATCGATAATATTGGTGATTTTTTGCTGAATGAATATATAGAACGTGGGCTCATGAAAGAGCATGCAATTGAGTTGGCCACCCATTATAAAAGGAAAAGAGACTTAATGTGCTGTTGTCTGGATGCCATATCGGACAAAGGAATCACATATGATAAACCTCGAGGTGGTGTGTTACTATGGTGTTCCCTTAGTAATGACATCAGCGAGAAAAGGGTATATGAGGAAGCAGAAAAAAGAGGAGTACTGGTAATGCCAGGATTTGTATTTTATCTTGATAAGTACAAAGGGAAAGGGCATTTGCGCCTTTGCTTCTCCAATGTCAGCGATGATGAAATAAAAAGGGGCATAGCATTATTGGGAGAAGCAATTGATGCAAGCAAAAGAAAGGTTTGA
- a CDS encoding MFS transporter, whose product MESTSKLRKHIFVLIVITIAGAMIYGLPYFRSYFYDSYLSTYHLTNTQMGAFGSMFGVFGMISYLFGGVVADMVSPRKLMSASLILTGVGGFLHLMHPSYVMLLAIYAMWGFTSLFAFWPSLLKSLREIANDDEQSKAYGFMDGGRGIVYAIDGACIVTIFGYFSKVSNDAAGLNGVITYYSIIAVVLGILVFILLKDSKPSNSAEKAGKPEQSDKISVSQVIEVIKMPAVWILSAILCCTYVMNIAFYYFTPYATSRFGMAATAGAFITIAAQYVRPVASFGGGIFGDKIGRSKVMYVTFSMMAIGTLLMVVMGNMSSTLFIVLCILIYAGMYGGYSLVFSMMEEGGIPIRVAGTAIGLVCTLGYLPEVVVPFASGKLLDTFGESAYRYMFIGITIIMVIGIVMLTVWDRYVKKIKKNSELAAADENAINA is encoded by the coding sequence ATGGAATCTACTTCAAAACTTAGAAAGCACATATTTGTGCTAATAGTAATAACCATTGCAGGTGCAATGATATATGGACTTCCTTATTTTAGATCATATTTTTATGATTCTTATCTCAGCACGTATCATTTGACAAATACTCAAATGGGAGCTTTTGGATCAATGTTCGGCGTTTTTGGAATGATATCATACCTGTTTGGAGGCGTAGTTGCAGACATGGTATCTCCCAGAAAGTTGATGTCAGCTTCCCTGATACTGACTGGAGTTGGAGGTTTTCTACATCTGATGCATCCGAGTTATGTAATGCTGCTGGCCATATATGCCATGTGGGGATTTACTTCTTTATTTGCTTTCTGGCCATCACTGCTGAAAAGCCTGAGAGAAATTGCAAACGATGATGAACAAAGTAAAGCATATGGCTTTATGGATGGAGGAAGAGGCATAGTTTATGCCATAGATGGTGCCTGCATAGTAACCATATTTGGCTATTTCAGTAAAGTAAGCAATGACGCAGCAGGACTTAATGGAGTAATCACATACTATTCGATTATAGCCGTTGTTTTGGGAATTCTGGTATTTATTCTGCTAAAAGATTCAAAGCCTTCAAATTCAGCAGAAAAAGCAGGTAAGCCTGAGCAAAGCGATAAAATTTCAGTATCACAGGTTATTGAAGTAATCAAGATGCCAGCAGTATGGATACTTTCCGCAATCTTGTGCTGTACATATGTAATGAACATAGCTTTCTATTACTTCACTCCGTATGCAACCTCCAGATTTGGCATGGCGGCAACGGCAGGGGCTTTCATAACGATTGCTGCACAGTATGTAAGGCCAGTAGCTTCCTTCGGTGGAGGAATATTTGGGGACAAAATAGGAAGATCAAAAGTTATGTATGTAACATTCTCAATGATGGCAATCGGAACCTTGTTGATGGTAGTTATGGGCAATATGAGCTCTACTTTGTTTATTGTTTTATGTATCCTCATTTATGCAGGCATGTATGGTGGATATAGTCTGGTATTTTCCATGATGGAAGAAGGCGGGATTCCTATAAGAGTGGCAGGCACTGCCATTGGATTGGTATGTACATTGGGATACCTTCCGGAGGTAGTAGTACCGTTTGCTTCGGGTAAGCTTCTGGATACATTTGGAGAAAGTGCTTACCGTTATATGTTTATCGGTATCACAATTATCATGGTCATAGGCATTGTAATGTTGACTGTATGGGACAGATATGTAAAAAAAATCAAAAAGAACAGTGAATTGGCTGCAGCTGATGAAAATGCTATTAATGCATAA